GGAACGTTCCCGCCGCCGTGAGGCGGAACACGATCGTCGCCGTGCGGCGAGATTCGCCCGCGACGCCGAGCTTCGAAAGGTTGCAGCCCTTGAGTGCTGTGCAGCGTGGGTTCCTGGCTGGTCTCGTCGTTCTCGTCATCGGCTGTTCGAAGCAGCAGCAGGGCCACTTCGCGCCCCCGCCGATGCCCGTCGAGACCGCCGCGGTGGTGCAAGGCCCGATCGCCGATCGCTTCGAGGCCGTGGGCAGCATCGAGGCCATCGATGCCATCGAGGTGGTGGCCGAGATCGACGCCATCGTGGAGAAACTGCCGTTCCAGGAGGGTGGCGCCGTCGCCGCTGGCGATCTCTTGGTGCAGCTCGACGACGCGACGCTGAAAGCCGAGGTGGCCCGTACCGAGGCGCTGCGCGACCAGGCCCGCGTCACCCACGACCGCGTCCAGGAAGTGGTGGGGCAGGGCGCCGGCGCGCCGCAGGATCTGGATGATGCTTCGGCGGCACTCAAGGTAGCGGAAGCTAACCTGGCGCTGGCGCAGGCGCGGCTGGAGAAGACGCGCATCGTCGCCCCCTTCGCCGGCCTCGTCGGATCGCGGCGCGTGAGCCCCGGCGCTTTCCTCCGCGCCGGCCAGACGATCACCGATCTCTCGCGCCTCGACGAGATCAAGGTCACTTTCTGGGCCCCGGAACGCCTGGTCCCGGTGCTGCAACGGGGAGTCCCCGTCCACGTCAGCACCACCGCCTATCCGGGCTACGTGCTCGAGGGTCGCATCGACGTCGTCGACCCCGCCCTCGATCCGGGCATGCGGAGCGTCCGTATCATCGCCCGCGTCGCCAACCCGGGCGCCAAGTTCCG
The genomic region above belongs to Candidatus Krumholzibacteriia bacterium and contains:
- a CDS encoding efflux RND transporter periplasmic adaptor subunit; this encodes MRRNTIVAVRRDSPATPSFERLQPLSAVQRGFLAGLVVLVIGCSKQQQGHFAPPPMPVETAAVVQGPIADRFEAVGSIEAIDAIEVVAEIDAIVEKLPFQEGGAVAAGDLLVQLDDATLKAEVARTEALRDQARVTHDRVQEVVGQGAGAPQDLDDASAALKVAEANLALAQARLEKTRIVAPFAGLVGSRRVSPGAFLRAGQTITDLSRLDEIKVTFWAPERLVPVLQRGVPVHVSTTAYPGYVLEGRIDVVDPALDPGMRSVRIIARVANPGAKFR